The Halobacterium litoreum genome includes a region encoding these proteins:
- a CDS encoding DUF2306 domain-containing protein, protein MTALGDAVLQAHVVAGFAALFAGLGALATEKGGRRHRQSGRIYVYAMAFVSGTSLALYAVEPTFMRLFLGLVAVFSFYFAFSGYRVLGRKRPSDDPALPDWVAVGLLGAASVGLLAVGATYYLDGADFAAVVLVFGAIAGAFAVTDARKFRRERDRFAWVGEHVVRMGAGYIATVSAFSTVNFTALPSIARWLWPTVLGTPLLVYLQYKYEDEFASN, encoded by the coding sequence GTGACCGCGCTCGGCGACGCCGTCCTGCAGGCACACGTCGTCGCGGGGTTCGCCGCGCTGTTCGCCGGTCTCGGCGCGCTCGCAACCGAGAAAGGCGGGCGTCGCCACCGGCAGTCGGGCCGAATCTACGTCTACGCGATGGCGTTCGTCTCCGGCACGTCGCTCGCACTGTACGCCGTCGAACCGACGTTCATGCGCCTGTTCCTCGGGCTCGTCGCGGTGTTCAGTTTCTACTTCGCGTTCTCCGGCTACCGCGTGCTCGGACGGAAGCGCCCGAGCGACGACCCAGCGCTCCCCGACTGGGTGGCGGTCGGTCTGCTCGGCGCGGCCAGCGTCGGCCTGCTCGCGGTCGGCGCCACCTACTACCTCGACGGCGCCGACTTCGCCGCCGTCGTCCTCGTGTTCGGCGCCATCGCGGGCGCGTTCGCCGTGACCGACGCTCGGAAGTTCCGACGCGAGCGGGACCGCTTCGCGTGGGTCGGCGAGCACGTCGTCCGGATGGGCGCGGGCTACATCGCCACTGTCAGCGCGTTCTCCACGGTGAACTTCACCGCCCTCCCCTCGATTGCGCGGTGGCTCTGGCCGACGGTCCTCGGAACGCCGCTCTTGGTCTACCTCCAGTACAAGTACGAGGACGAGTTCGCGTCGAACTGA
- a CDS encoding DMT family transporter: MGRYRTPGLFLLLAAVWGTAFPATDAGLADLPPVLFAAVRFDVAAVLLFAYVFVTDTDWRPTGREDYAYVAVGGTFAIAAHHAFLFAGQQYVTGGVAAVLLGLVPVVTPALTRVVSPGEEFTARTAVGVALGFVGVAVIANPDPANLADSVTGVALVLAAALAFAIASVGTHARDPGLPLAATQAWMMAVGAVLLHAVGLVVPGDGFAAATWTPNALAALAYLGAVAGAAGFLLYFTLLDELGPIESSFIEYVIPVFAALGGWLLLGQAVTATAVAGFACIFAGFVAAKFPAIRAELRHLDATRR; the protein is encoded by the coding sequence CCGACCTCCCGCCCGTGCTGTTCGCCGCGGTGCGCTTCGACGTGGCCGCCGTCCTCCTGTTCGCGTACGTGTTCGTCACGGACACCGACTGGCGGCCGACCGGTCGCGAGGACTACGCGTACGTCGCCGTCGGCGGGACGTTCGCCATCGCCGCCCACCACGCCTTCCTGTTCGCCGGCCAGCAGTACGTCACCGGCGGCGTCGCCGCCGTCCTCCTCGGCCTCGTCCCCGTCGTCACGCCCGCGCTCACCCGAGTCGTCTCGCCCGGCGAGGAGTTCACCGCGCGCACCGCCGTCGGCGTCGCCCTCGGGTTCGTCGGCGTCGCCGTCATCGCGAACCCCGACCCCGCGAACCTCGCGGACAGCGTCACCGGGGTCGCGCTCGTGCTCGCCGCCGCGCTCGCGTTCGCAATCGCGTCCGTCGGCACGCACGCCCGCGACCCCGGCCTCCCGCTCGCCGCGACGCAAGCGTGGATGATGGCCGTCGGCGCCGTCCTCCTGCACGCCGTCGGTCTCGTCGTCCCCGGCGACGGCTTCGCCGCCGCGACGTGGACGCCAAACGCGCTCGCCGCGCTCGCGTACCTCGGCGCCGTCGCGGGCGCCGCCGGCTTCCTGCTTTACTTCACGCTCCTGGACGAACTCGGCCCCATCGAGTCGAGTTTCATCGAGTACGTCATCCCCGTGTTCGCCGCGCTCGGCGGCTGGCTACTGCTCGGGCAGGCCGTCACCGCGACTGCCGTCGCCGGGTTCGCGTGCATCTTCGCGGGGTTCGTCGCGGCGAAGTTCCCCGCGATTCGCGCGGAACTCCGGCACCTCGACGCGACGCGTCGCTGA
- a CDS encoding PfkB family carbohydrate kinase, which produces MVTVEDAGRTPYEALSPDEFGTPSVRCLPDGSVDQYYRLFDGRSDRVASRAAFADLVAGDDAESVTTVPHGVDGGGQAVNAARQVHALGGDAGVFGHLDHDVFADLPFATRSMGRPAQIRVLEFEDREFMLSEESTDLRDWTPEALRSVDPGFASLADADAVFVGNWVSARGVADALEAFASVDGLGPVVFDPGDLTHHDPGDVASLLASVSVLAAERDVVLSTNAGEMRQIAASFAEDDGSLAEQTAAVQSETGVLAAVVHDVTRALAATERGVHRVPNVVVDDVERTTGAGDRFGGALAFGLGDGLSLVPALSLANACASRFVATAETAGRETVASVVADASLHR; this is translated from the coding sequence ATGGTGACGGTGGAAGACGCCGGGAGAACGCCGTACGAAGCGCTCTCGCCCGACGAGTTCGGGACGCCGTCGGTCAGGTGTCTGCCCGACGGGAGTGTCGACCAGTACTACCGACTGTTCGACGGGCGGAGCGACCGCGTCGCGTCCAGGGCCGCGTTCGCCGACTTGGTCGCGGGCGACGACGCCGAGTCCGTGACGACCGTCCCGCACGGCGTCGACGGCGGCGGACAGGCGGTCAACGCCGCTCGACAGGTCCACGCGCTCGGGGGCGACGCGGGCGTCTTCGGCCACCTCGACCACGACGTCTTCGCCGACCTCCCGTTCGCGACCCGGTCGATGGGCCGGCCCGCACAGATTCGCGTCCTCGAGTTCGAGGACCGCGAGTTCATGCTCTCCGAGGAGTCGACCGACCTCCGTGACTGGACGCCGGAAGCGCTCCGGTCGGTCGACCCGGGGTTCGCGTCGCTCGCGGACGCGGACGCCGTGTTCGTCGGGAACTGGGTGTCCGCCCGCGGCGTCGCGGATGCGCTGGAAGCGTTCGCGTCCGTCGATGGGCTCGGCCCGGTCGTGTTCGACCCCGGCGACCTGACACACCACGACCCCGGCGACGTGGCGTCGCTGCTGGCGTCGGTGTCGGTGCTGGCGGCGGAACGCGACGTGGTGCTCAGCACGAACGCGGGCGAGATGCGGCAAATCGCCGCCTCGTTCGCCGAGGACGACGGCTCGCTGGCCGAACAGACCGCCGCCGTGCAGTCCGAGACCGGAGTTCTGGCGGCAGTCGTCCACGACGTGACGCGAGCGCTCGCCGCGACCGAGCGCGGCGTCCACCGGGTACCCAACGTGGTCGTCGACGACGTGGAGCGGACGACCGGCGCGGGCGACCGGTTCGGGGGCGCGCTCGCGTTCGGCCTCGGGGACGGCCTCTCGTTGGTGCCGGCGCTCTCGCTGGCGAACGCGTGTGCGTCGCGGTTCGTCGCG
- a CDS encoding DUF502 domain-containing protein, with product MRIKTTLKSNFTTGLILVGPLLVTLFVLRTVMGWLGGVLVPVVEGTRLETFTANNLLLAQLLVLVLFFLLVTALGFLAQRSAGKRLFGRTGRLVNFLPVFRTIYGTIRGMATSVVSRSTDYESVVYVEYPRKGVYRLGLMTGDSPDDLETYAGEPAQNVFFPGSPNPTQGSLIMVPESNVHESDMSVRAAIRFLMTTGMDSSRGPIELDDEEMHIPGEPRDEPSDETPGSAD from the coding sequence ATGCGAATCAAGACGACGTTAAAGAGCAACTTCACGACCGGCTTGATTCTCGTCGGGCCGCTGCTCGTGACGCTGTTCGTCCTCCGGACCGTGATGGGGTGGCTCGGCGGCGTGCTCGTGCCGGTGGTCGAGGGGACGCGACTGGAGACGTTCACCGCGAACAACCTCCTGCTCGCCCAACTCCTCGTGCTCGTGTTGTTCTTCCTGCTGGTGACGGCGCTCGGATTCCTCGCACAGCGGAGCGCGGGCAAGCGGCTGTTCGGTCGCACCGGCCGCCTCGTGAACTTCCTGCCGGTGTTCCGCACCATCTACGGCACCATCCGCGGGATGGCGACGTCCGTCGTCTCCCGGAGCACCGACTACGAGTCGGTCGTCTACGTCGAGTACCCCCGGAAGGGCGTCTACCGACTCGGCCTGATGACCGGCGACAGCCCCGACGACCTGGAGACGTACGCCGGCGAACCCGCACAGAACGTCTTCTTCCCGGGGAGCCCGAACCCCACCCAGGGGTCGCTCATCATGGTGCCCGAGAGCAACGTCCACGAGTCGGACATGTCCGTGCGCGCCGCCATCCGGTTCCTGATGACGACGGGCATGGACAGCTCCCGCGGCCCCATCGAACTGGACGACGAGGAGATGCACATCCCCGGCGAACCACGCGACGAGCCGTCGGACGAGACGCCGGGCTCGGCCGACTGA
- a CDS encoding DUF5805 domain-containing protein, producing MGDEDRAVVKTYVPTEQKSAWREHADELDMSQSEYLRTMVQAGRRGFLADREEGGSGDATPGGEGLEDRVLRALDSEDVVSWDELVADLSGDFEDRLDEAVQSLSEDGRIRFDPRRGGYVRQS from the coding sequence ATGGGCGACGAGGACCGCGCGGTCGTGAAGACCTACGTGCCGACCGAGCAGAAGTCGGCGTGGCGAGAGCACGCAGACGAACTGGACATGTCCCAGAGCGAGTATCTGCGGACGATGGTGCAGGCCGGGAGACGCGGCTTTCTGGCCGACCGCGAGGAAGGCGGTTCTGGGGACGCTACCCCTGGGGGTGAAGGCCTCGAAGACCGGGTCCTCCGAGCGCTCGATTCGGAGGACGTCGTGTCGTGGGACGAACTGGTCGCGGACCTCTCCGGTGACTTCGAGGACCGCCTCGACGAAGCCGTCCAATCGCTGTCCGAGGACGGCCGGATTCGCTTCGACCCGCGCCGCGGCGGGTACGTCCGTCAGTCATGA
- a CDS encoding tyrosine-type recombinase/integrase, whose product MSGEAPAARRGHDEDVEDPVAYFLEDMAYHGKSERTREAYGRVLRDFEAFLTEFDAAPADADRRDCLAWVHELRGDHAESTVATYASYLNRFYGYMTQVGAFDGNPMALVMQEMDEAIDTDPARREVSVERMREFVAGVTHPLERAVVVTLLKTGLRVGELCNLDVRDLALDAPAVESAYDVGTRAQLDGKPDTLFVDPDVSRGAVTNGEERTASNKRKRATLVPIDGELKRALVAWLAIRPDAPSPAEPLFVSTRDAWGKRLTPEMVRSVVRRHAEDAGWYREGGDAAENVTPHYFRHFFTTHLRDRTGDRGVVKYLRGDVADDIIDTYTHNWGDRVREVYSEHIYSLT is encoded by the coding sequence ATGAGCGGGGAGGCGCCGGCCGCGCGGCGCGGCCACGACGAGGACGTCGAGGACCCGGTGGCGTACTTCCTCGAAGACATGGCCTACCACGGGAAGAGCGAGCGAACGCGGGAGGCCTACGGCCGCGTGCTCCGGGACTTCGAGGCGTTTCTCACGGAGTTCGACGCGGCGCCCGCGGACGCCGACCGCCGGGACTGCCTCGCGTGGGTCCACGAACTCCGCGGCGACCACGCGGAGAGCACCGTCGCGACGTACGCCTCCTACCTGAATCGGTTCTACGGCTACATGACCCAAGTCGGCGCGTTCGACGGGAACCCGATGGCGCTCGTGATGCAGGAGATGGACGAAGCCATCGACACGGACCCCGCCCGCAGGGAGGTGTCCGTCGAGCGGATGCGCGAGTTCGTCGCCGGCGTGACCCACCCGCTCGAACGCGCGGTGGTCGTGACGCTGCTGAAGACCGGGCTGCGGGTCGGCGAACTGTGCAACCTCGACGTGCGGGACCTCGCGTTGGACGCGCCGGCGGTCGAATCCGCGTACGACGTCGGGACGCGCGCCCAACTGGACGGGAAGCCGGACACGCTGTTCGTCGACCCAGACGTCTCGCGGGGGGCGGTGACGAACGGCGAGGAGCGCACGGCGTCGAACAAGCGAAAGCGCGCGACCCTCGTTCCGATAGACGGCGAGTTGAAGCGCGCGCTCGTGGCGTGGCTGGCGATTCGGCCGGACGCGCCGTCCCCGGCGGAGCCGCTGTTCGTGAGCACGCGGGACGCGTGGGGAAAGCGGCTGACGCCGGAGATGGTGCGGTCCGTGGTCCGCCGACACGCCGAGGACGCGGGCTGGTACCGCGAGGGCGGGGACGCCGCGGAGAACGTCACCCCGCACTACTTCCGGCACTTCTTCACGACGCACCTGCGTGACCGCACGGGCGACCGCGGCGTCGTGAAGTACCTCCGCGGGGACGTCGCCGACGACATCATCGACACGTACACGCACAACTGGGGCGACAGGGTGCGGGAGGTGTACTCGGAACACATCTACTCGCTGACGTAG